Proteins from one Luteolibacter sp. Y139 genomic window:
- a CDS encoding peroxiredoxin has translation MSNEANHEQMYSKSPRTALPTGDEAPDFSLRSTPDQWVTLSEFRGQSVILAFYPADWSPVCGDQMALYNEILPEFQKLGAALVGISVDGTWCHAAFAKDRKLHFPLLADFEPKGAVARSYGVYRDKDGVSERALFVIDADGIIHWSHVSPVGVNPGAASILSALEELQTKKESAAVS, from the coding sequence ATGAGCAACGAAGCCAACCACGAGCAAATGTATTCAAAGAGCCCCCGCACGGCGTTGCCGACGGGGGACGAAGCTCCCGACTTTAGTCTGCGCAGCACGCCGGACCAATGGGTGACCTTGAGCGAATTCCGCGGACAGTCGGTGATTTTGGCGTTTTATCCGGCGGATTGGAGTCCGGTCTGTGGCGACCAGATGGCGCTCTACAATGAGATTCTTCCCGAGTTTCAGAAGCTTGGCGCGGCACTCGTGGGCATCTCGGTGGATGGCACCTGGTGCCACGCGGCTTTCGCGAAGGATCGCAAGCTACACTTTCCGCTGCTCGCCGACTTTGAACCGAAAGGTGCGGTGGCGCGTTCCTACGGCGTCTATCGTGATAAGGACGGCGTGAGCGAGCGGGCGCTGTTTGTGATCGATGCCGACGGCATCATCCATTGGAGCCACGTCTCGCCGGTCGGCGTGAATCCTGGGGCCGCAAGCATTCTTTCCGCGCTCGAAGAACTCCAAACTAAAAAGGAGTCAGCAGCAGTATCATGA
- a CDS encoding DsbA family protein, giving the protein MKHELVERLTVPIGKRDHILGPENASASLLEYGDYECPFCGAAHTLVKAILESVGDRICFAFRHFPLSNAHPHAERAAEAAEAAGAQGAFWEMHDVLFENQDALDYDDLAEYAA; this is encoded by the coding sequence ATGAAACACGAACTTGTCGAACGCCTGACCGTTCCAATAGGCAAACGCGATCACATTCTAGGACCGGAAAATGCATCCGCCTCTCTCCTTGAGTATGGCGACTACGAGTGTCCCTTCTGTGGGGCCGCCCACACGCTGGTCAAAGCCATTCTGGAAAGCGTGGGCGATCGGATCTGTTTCGCTTTCCGCCATTTCCCACTGAGCAACGCGCACCCGCACGCGGAGCGTGCCGCGGAAGCTGCCGAAGCGGCCGGCGCTCAAGGCGCCTTCTGGGAAATGCACGACGTCCTGTTCGAAAACCAGGATGCCCTCGATTATGACGACCTCGCCGAATACGCGGCGA